A genomic stretch from Candidatus Cloacimonadota bacterium includes:
- the lepA gene encoding translation elongation factor 4, whose translation MDQKYIRNFCIIAHIDHGKSTLADRFLEATHVIGKGTEVAQLLDSMDLEREKGITIKSHAIRMIHKYKGEDYILNLIDTPGHVDFSYEVSRALASCEGAVLLVDASQGVEAQTMSNLYLALDNNLDILPALNKIDLPKADVEGTQHELIDILGCKESEIIKVSAKTGEGVESLLDAVVEQLPAPKGRVDAPPQALIFDSFFDMYRGVVVLVRLFHGSLKKGDKIKLFSTSREYEIEEIGYLGIKFQAQQELNTGEAGYIIANIKEVADARVGDTITLSKGGCEESLPGFLEPKPMVYSGIFPINGEDYEDLVEAIAKLKLNDASLIYEKESSAALGYGFRCGFLGMLHLEIVKERLYREYNIPIIATTPSVRFKIGLKNGTEIEVHNPIDFPDPAGIDYIKEPFMDTEIIVPTDYIGNIMKLAQERRGIQKNLQYIDQKRVSMHYEMPLIEIIFDFYDKLKTVSRGYASLDYTFKEFRFSQVVKVDILINGERVDAMSFICHQDKAHNWGKSVTSTLADVIPRHMFKIALQATIGAKIIARSTINAMRKDVLAKCYGGDVSRKRKLLEKQKEGKKKMKEIGNVTVPQEAFLAVLKADRD comes from the coding sequence ATGGATCAAAAATACATCCGCAATTTCTGCATAATCGCGCATATAGACCACGGTAAATCTACTCTTGCTGATCGTTTTTTGGAAGCTACTCATGTGATCGGCAAGGGGACAGAAGTGGCTCAGCTTTTGGATAGCATGGATCTGGAGCGTGAAAAGGGCATCACCATCAAGTCCCACGCCATCAGGATGATACACAAGTATAAAGGTGAAGATTACATCCTCAATTTGATCGACACCCCCGGACATGTGGACTTTTCCTATGAAGTATCCCGCGCATTGGCTTCCTGTGAAGGAGCAGTGCTTCTGGTGGACGCATCTCAGGGTGTTGAAGCCCAAACTATGAGCAATCTGTATCTGGCTTTGGACAACAACCTGGATATACTACCTGCATTGAATAAGATCGATCTGCCCAAAGCAGATGTGGAAGGCACGCAACATGAACTGATCGACATCCTAGGCTGCAAGGAATCCGAAATCATCAAAGTAAGCGCCAAGACCGGTGAAGGTGTGGAATCATTGTTGGACGCTGTTGTAGAACAGCTTCCCGCTCCCAAAGGGAGAGTGGACGCACCGCCTCAGGCCCTTATATTTGATTCCTTTTTCGATATGTACCGCGGTGTGGTCGTCTTGGTGCGTCTGTTTCACGGTAGCCTGAAGAAAGGCGACAAGATCAAGCTCTTTAGCACCAGCCGTGAATATGAGATCGAAGAGATCGGATATCTGGGCATCAAGTTTCAGGCACAACAGGAATTGAATACCGGTGAGGCAGGATACATCATCGCCAACATCAAAGAAGTGGCGGACGCCCGAGTAGGCGACACCATTACTCTATCCAAGGGCGGATGCGAAGAATCCCTACCGGGATTTCTGGAACCCAAACCAATGGTGTACAGTGGTATCTTCCCTATCAATGGTGAGGATTATGAAGACCTTGTGGAGGCCATCGCCAAGCTCAAACTGAATGATGCTTCCCTCATCTATGAGAAAGAGAGTTCAGCCGCTCTGGGTTATGGTTTTCGTTGCGGATTTCTGGGCATGCTGCATCTGGAGATCGTAAAAGAACGCCTCTATCGAGAATACAATATTCCTATCATCGCCACCACACCTAGCGTACGCTTCAAGATTGGTTTGAAAAACGGCACCGAGATCGAGGTGCACAATCCCATCGATTTTCCCGATCCTGCAGGAATAGACTACATCAAAGAACCCTTTATGGATACGGAGATCATCGTGCCCACAGACTACATCGGCAACATCATGAAGCTGGCGCAGGAACGCCGGGGAATCCAGAAAAACCTTCAATACATCGATCAAAAACGCGTCTCGATGCACTATGAAATGCCTCTCATCGAGATCATCTTTGACTTTTATGACAAACTAAAGACAGTGAGCCGCGGATATGCTTCCCTCGACTATACCTTCAAGGAATTCAGGTTTTCGCAGGTTGTAAAAGTGGACATCCTGATCAACGGCGAAAGAGTGGATGCAATGAGCTTTATCTGCCATCAGGACAAGGCACATAACTGGGGCAAAAGCGTCACCAGCACCCTGGCGGATGTGATCCCGCGGCATATGTTCAAGATCGCTCTGCAAGCCACAATCGGCGCAAAGATCATCGCTCGAAGCACCATCAACGCCATGCGTAAAGATGTGTTGGCAAAGTGCTATGGGGGCGACGTGAGCCGTAAACGCAAGCTTTTGGAAAAGCAGAAAGAGGGGAAAAAGAAGATGAAAGAGATCGGCAATGTAACGGTACCTCAAGAAGCTTTTCTGGCGGTTTTGAAGGCAGACCGGGATTAA